GAATTCCTGGCCATCACACAAAAAGATTTTGCAGAGTATGGATTGGAATATCCGGCAAATCCTTTTATGCAGCCTAAATCAAGAACAGGATACCATACCGAATATTTCGGATTTATTCTTTGCGAACTTCAGTATATGCAGAGAGCGTATCCGGGATGTACGTGGTAAATATTTGAATGTAACAATATAGCAGTTTAACAATGTAACAATTAATTGCTAGACTGTTAGATTGATAAATTGGTACATTTTAAAAATGAAAGATCCTTTAGAAATATTAGAATTAGTTCCCGATCCGGAAATTCCGGTAATCAATATCGTGGAACTGGGTATTGTAAGAGAAGCTAAAGTTACAAGCGAGAATTCTTGTGAAATAACAATTACGCCAACCTATTCTGCCTGTCCTGCCATGTTCACCATTGAGGAAGACATCATGAAGATCATGAGGGAAAACGGCTGGGATGCCAAAGTGGTCACTAAAATGTTTCCGATATGGACTACAGATTGGATCACGGATGAAGCGAGAGAAAAACTTCGTATGTACGGAATAACACCTCCAGAAAAAGGAGCAGACGAACATCACATCGGGAAACCGAAAAAATGCCCGCGTTGTGGCTCTATGAATTCAAAACAGATCAGCAGATTCGGGTCTACATTGTGTAAGGCTTCTTATCAATGCTTAGACTGTCTGGAGCCGTTTGATTATTTTAAGTGTCACTAATTAATGTACCAATATATCAATCTAACAGTTTACCAATGTCGGAATAATTGTTACACTGTTAGATTGATATATTGTTAGATTATTTAATGTTATGCAAGACTATTGATTGTTACATTGTTAAACTGATATATTGTTACACTACAGAGATTGCCACATTATTTTATATTGTTAAATTAGGGCAATATAATTTTTAATCATTTAATTTAAATTTAAACCATGTATACACAACTTGATATTGAAACGCATTTTGACGGAAAACTAAAAATTGCTTACCTCAATCAGCCCGAAACAATGAACGCGCTTACAAAGCCATCTTTATCAGATCTTAAAGATTTCATTAAAGAATGCAGCGAAGACCCTACAGTAAGATGTGTGGCGATTTCGGGAAGAGGAAGGGCTTTCTGTTCCGGTCAGAACCTGGATGATGCTTTCGTACAGGGCAATGAGCACCATGATAACGATATCATCAGAAAAATTGTAGTGGATTACT
The Chryseobacterium sp. W4I1 DNA segment above includes these coding regions:
- the paaD gene encoding 1,2-phenylacetyl-CoA epoxidase subunit PaaD: MKDPLEILELVPDPEIPVINIVELGIVREAKVTSENSCEITITPTYSACPAMFTIEEDIMKIMRENGWDAKVVTKMFPIWTTDWITDEAREKLRMYGITPPEKGADEHHIGKPKKCPRCGSMNSKQISRFGSTLCKASYQCLDCLEPFDYFKCH